Proteins encoded together in one Nostoc sp. PCC 7524 window:
- a CDS encoding ABC transporter ATP-binding protein, which translates to MLYLRNLTYHPTACPTAILKSINLELPPQQLGLIIGPSGSGKSTLLEILSGLAEPTSGAVFWREQELISEQLQQLAGLVFQFPERHFCGGTILEELRLGHPELGTERVRQALGEVGLEHLSLSAAPHALSGGQQRRLALAVQLIRQPNLLLLDEPTAGLDWSMRQQLVSLLAKLKQDWTLLVVTHDAGDMLAIADRCWTLNHGQLQSVEPAVLEAKVKKPQAAV; encoded by the coding sequence ATGCTCTATCTCAGAAATCTAACTTATCATCCCACAGCTTGCCCTACAGCAATTCTCAAATCCATCAACTTGGAATTACCACCCCAACAGCTAGGGTTGATAATTGGCCCTAGTGGTTCTGGTAAAAGTACCTTACTAGAGATTTTGTCTGGACTGGCTGAACCCACATCAGGAGCAGTTTTTTGGCGAGAACAAGAACTCATCTCTGAACAGCTACAACAATTAGCTGGTTTAGTATTTCAGTTTCCCGAACGGCACTTTTGCGGTGGTACGATTTTAGAAGAATTACGTTTAGGGCATCCCGAACTAGGAACTGAGCGGGTTAGACAAGCACTAGGGGAAGTAGGATTAGAGCATTTATCCCTCTCTGCTGCACCTCATGCTTTAAGTGGAGGACAGCAACGCCGTTTAGCCCTAGCAGTTCAACTGATTCGCCAACCCAATCTATTATTATTAGATGAACCGACAGCAGGTTTAGATTGGTCAATGCGTCAGCAATTAGTGAGTTTATTAGCGAAACTCAAACAAGACTGGACATTGTTAGTAGTCACACATGATGCGGGTGATATGCTGGCGATCGCAGACCGTTGTTGGACACTGAATCATGGTCAACTACAATCAGTAGAGCCTGCTGTGCTAGAGGCTAAAGTGAAAAAACCTCAAGCCGCAGTATGA
- a CDS encoding DUF3531 family protein, producing MYIQFREFNPFDVWIWLKFSTVPSEREKQYIEEVFNSWFYLGKLGAFNAENLQVQETGLDISYMDYDSQGYDKSLVALMHNMGEFEYEGQWARCWFDLGTSDAIALDILINALTQLSEEYVTIEGLYIGGENEDWPVADSESRAYSIYDN from the coding sequence ATGTACATTCAATTTCGTGAATTTAACCCTTTTGATGTTTGGATTTGGCTGAAATTCAGTACAGTTCCTTCTGAACGCGAGAAACAGTATATAGAAGAGGTGTTTAATTCCTGGTTTTACTTGGGAAAATTAGGTGCTTTTAATGCTGAAAATCTCCAAGTTCAAGAAACCGGATTAGATATCAGCTATATGGATTACGATTCCCAAGGTTACGACAAAAGCCTAGTGGCATTAATGCACAACATGGGAGAATTTGAGTATGAAGGACAGTGGGCGCGTTGTTGGTTTGATTTGGGAACCAGTGATGCGATCGCTTTAGATATTTTAATTAATGCCCTCACTCAACTTAGTGAAGAATACGTCACTATTGAAGGCTTGTATATTGGCGGCGAAAATGAAGATTGGCCTGTCGCAGATAGTGAAAGTCGTGCTTACTCTATTTACGATAATTAA
- a CDS encoding cell division protein SepF, whose amino-acid sequence MNNIFSKLRDFVGLNEQVEYEYYEEEADTDNYQNLYQQENPQPAPAEAAPANRRWREPMSTIGDEVATGTKSTMGNVIGMPGAINGISEVLVLEPRTFEEMPQAIQALRERKSVVLNLTIMDPDQAQRAVDFVAGGTYALDGHQERIGESIFLFTPSCVQVSTQGGVIHEVPQPPARPSRPASPTPNWGSEPNRMAQ is encoded by the coding sequence ATGAACAACATATTTTCTAAACTGCGAGACTTTGTAGGTCTCAACGAGCAAGTAGAGTATGAATACTACGAAGAAGAGGCAGATACAGATAACTACCAAAACCTGTATCAACAAGAAAATCCCCAACCAGCCCCGGCAGAAGCTGCTCCAGCCAATCGACGTTGGCGTGAACCCATGAGTACAATTGGTGATGAAGTAGCAACAGGAACAAAATCCACGATGGGGAATGTGATTGGTATGCCAGGAGCAATTAACGGGATTTCGGAAGTATTAGTGCTTGAACCTCGTACATTTGAAGAAATGCCCCAGGCAATTCAAGCATTACGTGAGCGTAAGTCTGTAGTGTTGAACTTGACAATCATGGACCCTGATCAAGCTCAACGGGCAGTTGATTTTGTTGCAGGTGGAACTTACGCCCTCGATGGACATCAAGAGCGCATCGGAGAAAGTATCTTTTTGTTTACGCCTAGTTGCGTGCAAGTTAGCACCCAAGGTGGAGTTATTCATGAAGTACCCCAACCCCCAGCACGTCCATCTCGCCCTGCCAGTCCTACTCCCAATTGGGGCAGTGAACCTAACCGGATGGCACAATAG
- the proC gene encoding pyrroline-5-carboxylate reductase, whose translation MTKKFGLIGGGVMGESLLSRLIVRGIYHPSEVIVSEPQITRQAFLQEKYDVTVTTDNSLVFSQAQEVLFLAVKPQVFTAIAQELADTVLRQHSPLVISILAGVSLSQLEAAFPQLPVIRAMPNTPATVGAGMTAMCLGAYTNPKHQQLAQQIFSAVGQVVEVAESLMDAVTGLSGSGPAYVAVLVEALADGGVAAGLPRAIANQLALQTVLGTTQLLQESKMHPAELKDRVTSPGGTTIAGLAKLEQAGFRSALIEAVKAAALRSQELGK comes from the coding sequence ATGACTAAAAAATTTGGTTTAATTGGTGGTGGGGTAATGGGAGAATCGCTGTTATCCCGCCTTATTGTGCGTGGAATTTATCACCCATCAGAAGTTATAGTCAGCGAACCCCAAATAACACGCCAAGCTTTTTTACAGGAAAAATATGATGTGACTGTCACCACAGATAACAGTCTGGTGTTTAGTCAAGCCCAAGAAGTTTTGTTTTTGGCAGTGAAACCACAGGTATTTACTGCGATCGCCCAAGAATTAGCAGATACTGTATTAAGACAACACTCACCCCTAGTCATTTCCATTTTGGCGGGAGTGTCTTTGAGTCAGCTAGAAGCAGCATTTCCTCAATTACCAGTCATTCGAGCCATGCCTAACACCCCCGCCACCGTCGGGGCAGGGATGACAGCTATGTGCCTTGGTGCATATACCAACCCTAAGCACCAACAGCTAGCACAGCAAATATTTTCAGCCGTAGGGCAAGTTGTAGAAGTTGCTGAATCCTTGATGGATGCAGTTACCGGTTTATCTGGCAGTGGCCCGGCTTACGTAGCAGTGTTAGTAGAAGCCCTCGCCGATGGAGGAGTTGCCGCCGGATTACCTAGAGCCATAGCCAATCAACTGGCATTACAAACCGTGTTGGGGACAACCCAATTATTGCAAGAGAGCAAAATGCACCCAGCCGAACTAAAAGACCGCGTTACCAGCCCTGGCGGCACTACAATAGCAGGTCTAGCCAAATTAGAACAGGCTGGATTTCGCTCCGCCTTAATTGAAGCAGTCAAAGCAGCTGCATTGCGATCGCAAGAGTTGGGGAAGTGA
- a CDS encoding Sll0314/Alr1548 family TPR repeat-containing protein, which produces MTKKFFSPQMLRFSQLTKLAQTTFGVAIAIALNLSINPSLAGDPFRTNEPRKIGDNTEAAFKAVFYKGDYPAAERYLKQAVSTESDEPLAYAMKASLAYINGDLAGLDKYSQKTLATGQKLIATDELRGNIYAAVGHFLEGAFILTREGTIKGAPKALSRLRQVYQHLDKAEGISPKDPELNLLKGYMDLMLAVSLPFANPDEAIERLENNAAPEYLAHRGIAIAYRDLKQYSQALDYANRAIKVAADNPELYYLKAQILKEQGTKDKSQQLIQEAIANFDTALTKKSQLPRDLVKQIERERNSAVNSLNNLGG; this is translated from the coding sequence ATGACTAAAAAGTTTTTTTCTCCTCAAATGCTGAGATTTTCTCAATTAACTAAGCTCGCGCAGACGACTTTTGGAGTAGCGATAGCCATCGCTCTCAATTTGTCGATAAATCCAAGTTTAGCTGGTGATCCCTTTCGCACTAATGAGCCTCGTAAAATTGGCGACAATACGGAAGCCGCTTTTAAAGCCGTCTTTTACAAAGGTGATTATCCAGCCGCAGAGCGTTATCTCAAACAAGCAGTATCTACCGAATCCGATGAACCTCTAGCTTATGCGATGAAGGCATCTTTAGCATACATTAATGGAGATTTGGCAGGACTAGACAAGTACAGCCAAAAAACCCTAGCAACTGGGCAAAAATTGATTGCTACTGACGAATTACGCGGTAATATCTATGCTGCTGTCGGACATTTTTTAGAAGGTGCATTCATTCTCACCCGTGAAGGTACAATCAAAGGCGCACCCAAAGCTTTAAGTCGGCTAAGACAAGTCTATCAGCATCTAGATAAAGCTGAAGGAATTTCCCCTAAAGACCCAGAATTGAACTTGCTCAAAGGTTACATGGATTTGATGCTGGCGGTTAGCCTACCCTTTGCTAATCCAGATGAAGCAATTGAACGTCTAGAAAACAATGCAGCACCTGAGTATTTAGCACATCGAGGAATTGCGATCGCCTATCGTGACTTAAAACAATATTCTCAAGCCTTAGATTACGCTAACCGTGCCATAAAAGTTGCAGCAGACAACCCAGAGTTGTATTATCTAAAAGCCCAAATTCTCAAAGAACAGGGTACAAAAGACAAAAGCCAGCAACTAATTCAAGAAGCGATCGCTAATTTTGACACAGCCTTAACCAAAAAATCCCAACTCCCCAGAGATTTGGTAAAACAAATTGAACGCGAACGCAATAGTGCAGTAAATAGTTTAAATAATTTAGGTGGGTGA
- a CDS encoding DEAD/DEAH box helicase, with the protein MNYPAPSKELDLGSIFPFDLDQFQKDAIASLNAGRSVVVCAPTGSGKTLVGEYAIYRALARGKRVFYTTPLKALSNQKLRDFREKFGFDLVGLLTGDASINRDAPILVMTTEIFRNMLYGTPIGQVGISLVDVEAVVLDECHYMNDRQRGTVWEESIIYCPREVQLVALSATVANSDQLTDWLNRVHGPTDLIYSDFRPVPLEFHYCNPKGLFPLLNDSKTKISPRLANRGKRKQGDRGRNGRPEAPSLIYTLNHLQQRDMLPAIYFIFSRRGCDKAVAEVGDLWLVDNDESQVLRRQIDDFLSRNPEAGRSGQIAPLYRGIAAHHAGILPAWKLLVEELFQQGLIKVVFATETLAAGINMPARTTVISTLSKRTDTGHRLLNASEFLQMAGRAGRRGMDKQGHVVTVQTPFEGAKEAAYLATSKPDPLVSQFTPSYGMVLNLLQTHTLEETRELIERSFGQYMATLHLRPDYELIDELKAQLAEIDEQIASVSEHELAIYEKLRQRLKAERQLLKTLQEQAQEARQEQIKMLLDFAVCGTLLSLKGKNIAVSVPITAVLVGQSPTAGQSSYLVCLGQDNRWYVAATEDVVDLYAELPRVEVPQDILPPQELIFKPGQSCRGNAITDAIAQNIPEPDESLHLPPEVAEQLHRVTAVQAQLEANPLYQSGNVAKIFKRRERYAEIQEELQELEAQVEQQSQRHWEEFLNLITILQQFDCLDNLVPTQLGQVAAAIRGENELWLGLALASGELNNLDPQHLAAVIAALVTETPRPDSRVNFNLSPEIDEAWSRLQKIRRAVLKVQYRHGVALPVGLENRYIGLIAIVEQWALGTEWVELCENTTLDEGDVVRILRRTLDLLSQIPHVPNLPDALQRNAYRAMQLIDRFPVNEVVE; encoded by the coding sequence GTGAATTATCCCGCGCCATCAAAAGAACTAGACTTAGGGTCGATATTTCCCTTTGATCTGGATCAATTTCAAAAAGATGCGATCGCGTCCCTGAACGCGGGGCGCTCTGTTGTCGTATGTGCGCCCACAGGTTCGGGCAAAACTTTAGTTGGTGAATACGCCATTTATCGCGCCCTCGCACGAGGGAAACGGGTGTTTTACACCACTCCCCTAAAGGCACTGTCCAATCAAAAATTACGTGACTTCCGCGAAAAATTTGGGTTTGATTTGGTGGGCTTGTTAACGGGGGATGCCTCCATTAACAGAGATGCACCAATTTTGGTGATGACCACAGAGATTTTTCGCAATATGCTCTATGGTACACCCATAGGACAAGTTGGTATCTCCTTGGTAGATGTGGAAGCAGTAGTGTTGGATGAATGCCACTACATGAACGATCGCCAACGGGGTACAGTTTGGGAAGAATCGATTATCTATTGTCCCCGTGAAGTACAACTGGTAGCCCTATCAGCCACCGTTGCCAATAGTGACCAACTTACCGACTGGTTAAATCGGGTTCACGGCCCTACCGATCTGATTTACTCTGATTTTCGCCCTGTACCCTTGGAATTTCACTACTGTAATCCCAAGGGATTGTTTCCCCTACTAAACGACAGCAAAACCAAAATTAGTCCCCGTCTGGCTAATAGAGGTAAAAGAAAACAAGGGGATAGAGGTAGAAATGGCAGACCAGAAGCTCCCAGCCTCATCTATACATTGAACCACCTCCAGCAACGGGATATGCTGCCGGCGATTTACTTTATCTTCAGCCGCCGGGGATGTGATAAAGCTGTGGCAGAGGTGGGTGACTTATGGCTGGTAGATAATGATGAGTCTCAGGTACTGCGGCGACAAATCGATGACTTTTTAAGCCGCAACCCCGAAGCAGGACGTTCAGGACAAATTGCCCCTCTGTATCGGGGAATTGCTGCCCACCACGCCGGAATTTTACCTGCTTGGAAACTCTTAGTAGAAGAATTATTCCAACAAGGCTTAATTAAAGTCGTCTTTGCTACGGAAACCTTAGCAGCCGGGATTAATATGCCTGCCCGGACAACAGTAATTTCCACCCTGTCCAAACGTACCGACACCGGACACCGCCTGTTGAACGCTTCCGAATTTCTGCAAATGGCGGGTAGGGCAGGCCGGCGGGGGATGGATAAACAAGGTCATGTAGTCACGGTGCAAACTCCCTTTGAAGGAGCTAAAGAAGCGGCATATTTAGCCACATCCAAGCCAGATCCCCTAGTTAGTCAGTTTACCCCTAGCTACGGCATGGTGTTGAACTTACTCCAAACCCACACCTTAGAGGAAACGAGGGAACTGATAGAACGCAGTTTTGGGCAGTACATGGCGACATTACACTTAAGACCAGACTATGAGTTAATTGACGAACTCAAAGCCCAATTAGCCGAAATAGACGAGCAAATCGCCTCCGTTAGTGAACATGAACTGGCTATTTATGAAAAATTGCGGCAACGCCTGAAAGCAGAACGCCAGTTATTGAAAACGCTACAAGAACAAGCCCAGGAAGCTAGACAAGAACAAATTAAAATGCTCCTGGACTTTGCTGTTTGTGGCACACTTTTAAGTCTCAAGGGCAAAAATATTGCAGTATCTGTACCGATAACCGCCGTTTTAGTCGGTCAGTCGCCTACAGCTGGTCAATCTAGCTATTTGGTGTGTTTAGGTCAAGATAATCGCTGGTATGTGGCTGCTACAGAAGATGTCGTAGATTTATATGCCGAATTACCGCGCGTAGAAGTACCACAGGATATTCTACCGCCCCAAGAGTTGATTTTTAAACCTGGGCAATCGTGCCGGGGGAATGCCATCACAGATGCGATCGCGCAAAATATCCCTGAACCTGATGAATCTTTACATCTACCCCCAGAAGTAGCAGAACAATTGCATCGTGTGACGGCTGTACAAGCCCAACTTGAAGCCAATCCCCTGTATCAATCAGGTAATGTGGCCAAGATTTTCAAGCGCCGGGAACGCTACGCCGAAATTCAAGAAGAACTACAAGAGTTAGAAGCACAAGTAGAGCAACAATCGCAAAGACATTGGGAAGAATTTCTCAACCTAATTACGATTTTGCAACAATTTGATTGCTTAGATAACTTAGTACCAACACAACTAGGACAAGTCGCTGCCGCCATTCGGGGAGAGAACGAACTCTGGTTAGGTTTAGCTTTAGCTAGTGGTGAGTTGAACAACTTAGATCCCCAGCATTTAGCCGCCGTTATTGCCGCTTTAGTCACAGAAACCCCCCGTCCAGATAGTAGAGTTAACTTTAACCTTTCCCCAGAGATAGACGAAGCTTGGTCAAGGTTACAAAAAATCCGTCGGGCTGTGTTAAAGGTGCAGTATCGTCATGGCGTAGCTCTGCCCGTAGGTTTGGAGAATCGCTACATTGGCTTAATCGCCATTGTCGAACAGTGGGCTTTAGGAACAGAGTGGGTAGAACTGTGCGAAAACACCACCTTAGATGAAGGTGATGTAGTACGGATTTTACGCCGGACATTGGATTTATTATCACAAATACCCCATGTCCCCAATTTACCAGATGCCTTACAGCGTAACGCTTACCGTGCCATGCAACTTATTGATCGATTCCCTGTCAATGAGGTGGTGGAGTAA
- a CDS encoding NUDIX hydrolase, with the protein MSKYNEIRVIALGLIRDENRIFVSEGYDPVKQSTFYRALGGGVDFGETSLVALKREFQEEIQAELTNIRYLGCIENIFIYNARKGHEIIQLYQCDFADSEFYQLESLIFSESEHHQHTALWIDIARFQSGELRLVPGEFFNYL; encoded by the coding sequence ATGAGTAAATACAATGAAATTAGGGTAATAGCCTTGGGACTCATTCGGGATGAAAACAGAATTTTTGTTTCTGAAGGCTATGACCCTGTAAAACAATCAACATTTTATCGTGCTTTGGGTGGTGGTGTTGATTTTGGTGAAACTAGCTTAGTAGCTTTAAAACGAGAATTTCAAGAAGAGATTCAGGCAGAGTTAACTAATATTCGCTATTTAGGCTGTATAGAAAATATATTTATATATAACGCTCGCAAAGGACATGAAATTATTCAACTTTATCAATGTGATTTTGCCGATTCTGAATTTTATCAATTAGAAAGTCTAATATTTTCTGAATCTGAGCATCATCAGCATACAGCATTGTGGATAGATATTGCCCGCTTCCAATCTGGTGAACTCAGATTAGTGCCAGGAGAATTTTTCAATTATTTGTAA